One Periophthalmus magnuspinnatus isolate fPerMag1 chromosome 8, fPerMag1.2.pri, whole genome shotgun sequence genomic window carries:
- the cant1a gene encoding soluble calcium-activated nucleotidase 1 isoform X1 — protein sequence MTQTSRSGRRRRGQRRPSSSMPVVPGHPRLEQNDPMNPLRISVGGLPMLASMAKTTDSRFRLKWRPIVAVLFSLALVLLLLMHLNSGFHSRASTSWKSSPRRSNQETLYNDTYPLTPPERTSKGTRYRIGVIADLDTSSLSDKKLTWFSYMRRGHLLVSESGDKVSVEWDAERIVLESHLSEKGRGMELSELVAFNGKLYTVDDRTGVVYQIEGNKAVPWVILPDGDGSVAKGFKAEWLAVKDEHLYVGGLGKEWTTTEGEFVNNNPEWVKVVGFRGDIQHENWVPQYRALKVAAGIEPPGYFIHESAAWSDTLQRWFFLPRRASKQRYEETADEQRGTNMVLSCSADFKDIRVSHVGELNPTHGFSSFKFVPNTDDQIILALKSEEDAGKIATYIMAFTLDGRILLPETKIGDVKYEGVEFI from the exons ATGACACAGACGTCAAGGTCGGGAAGGAGACGAAGGG GTCAGCGTAGGCCCTCGTCTTCCATGCCTGTTGTCCCAGGCCACCCACGATTGGAGCAAAATGATCCCATGAACCCTCTGCGCATCTCTGTAGGAGGCCTCCCTATGTTGGCTTCCATGGCCAAAACCACAGACTCTCGTTTCCGCCTAAAGTGGAGGCCCATAGTTGCTGTGCTGTTCTCACTTGCTCTGGTTCTGCTGCTTCTCATGCACCTGAACTCAGGCTTTCACTCCAGAGCCTCCACCAGTTGGAAGTCCAGTCCTAGGCGGTCCAATCAGGAGACCCTTTACAATGACACCTATCCTCTCACTCCACCGGAGCGCACATCCAAGGGCACCCGCTACCGTATTGGGGTCATTGCTGACTTGGATACAAGCTCACTGAGTGACAAGAAGCTGACGTGGTTCAGTTACATGCGGCGGGGACACCTGCTGGTCTCTGAGAGTGGAGACAAAGTGAGCGTGGAGTGGGATGCAGAGCGCATCGTGCTGGAGAGCCACCTCTCAGAGAAAGGACGAGGAATGGAGCTGTCAGAGCTAGTAGCATTCAATGGAAAATTGTACACTGTTGATGACCGCACAGGAGTAGTGTATCAAATAGAAGGAAACAAGGCTGTGCCCTGGGTCATTTTACCTGATGGGGATGGCAGTGTTGCCAAAG GGTTTAAGGCTGAGTGGCTTGCAGTAAAAGATGAGCATCTCTATGTTGGTGGTTTGGGAAAGGAGTGGACAACTACAGAAGGTGAATTTGTCAACAATAACCCAGAGTGGGTCAAAGTGGTGGGCTTCAGGGGAGATATCCAACACGAGAACTGGGTACCTCAATACAGGGCTCTCAAGGTGGCTGCAGGCATAGAACCTCCAG GTTATTTTATACATGAATCAGCAGCCTGGAGTGACACCCTGCAGCGCTGGTTCTTCCTTCCACGTCGTGCCAGCAAACAGCGCTACGAGGAAACTGCAGATGAGCAGCGAGGCACTAACATGGTGCTCAGCTGTTCAGCGGACTTTAAAGACATCCGTGTGAGCCACGTGGGGGAGCTCAACCCCACTCATGGCTTTTCCTCCTTCAAGTTTGTTCCCAACACAGACGACCAGATCATCCTGGCTCTGAAATCTGAGGAAGACGCCGGTAAAATAGCAACATACATTATGGCCTTTACTCTTGATGGACGCATCCTTCTGCCAGAGACCAAGATTGGAGATGTGAAATACGAAGGTGTGGAGTTTATTTAG
- the cant1a gene encoding soluble calcium-activated nucleotidase 1 isoform X2 — translation MESQRRPSSSMPVVPGHPRLEQNDPMNPLRISVGGLPMLASMAKTTDSRFRLKWRPIVAVLFSLALVLLLLMHLNSGFHSRASTSWKSSPRRSNQETLYNDTYPLTPPERTSKGTRYRIGVIADLDTSSLSDKKLTWFSYMRRGHLLVSESGDKVSVEWDAERIVLESHLSEKGRGMELSELVAFNGKLYTVDDRTGVVYQIEGNKAVPWVILPDGDGSVAKGFKAEWLAVKDEHLYVGGLGKEWTTTEGEFVNNNPEWVKVVGFRGDIQHENWVPQYRALKVAAGIEPPGYFIHESAAWSDTLQRWFFLPRRASKQRYEETADEQRGTNMVLSCSADFKDIRVSHVGELNPTHGFSSFKFVPNTDDQIILALKSEEDAGKIATYIMAFTLDGRILLPETKIGDVKYEGVEFI, via the exons ATGGAGA GTCAGCGTAGGCCCTCGTCTTCCATGCCTGTTGTCCCAGGCCACCCACGATTGGAGCAAAATGATCCCATGAACCCTCTGCGCATCTCTGTAGGAGGCCTCCCTATGTTGGCTTCCATGGCCAAAACCACAGACTCTCGTTTCCGCCTAAAGTGGAGGCCCATAGTTGCTGTGCTGTTCTCACTTGCTCTGGTTCTGCTGCTTCTCATGCACCTGAACTCAGGCTTTCACTCCAGAGCCTCCACCAGTTGGAAGTCCAGTCCTAGGCGGTCCAATCAGGAGACCCTTTACAATGACACCTATCCTCTCACTCCACCGGAGCGCACATCCAAGGGCACCCGCTACCGTATTGGGGTCATTGCTGACTTGGATACAAGCTCACTGAGTGACAAGAAGCTGACGTGGTTCAGTTACATGCGGCGGGGACACCTGCTGGTCTCTGAGAGTGGAGACAAAGTGAGCGTGGAGTGGGATGCAGAGCGCATCGTGCTGGAGAGCCACCTCTCAGAGAAAGGACGAGGAATGGAGCTGTCAGAGCTAGTAGCATTCAATGGAAAATTGTACACTGTTGATGACCGCACAGGAGTAGTGTATCAAATAGAAGGAAACAAGGCTGTGCCCTGGGTCATTTTACCTGATGGGGATGGCAGTGTTGCCAAAG GGTTTAAGGCTGAGTGGCTTGCAGTAAAAGATGAGCATCTCTATGTTGGTGGTTTGGGAAAGGAGTGGACAACTACAGAAGGTGAATTTGTCAACAATAACCCAGAGTGGGTCAAAGTGGTGGGCTTCAGGGGAGATATCCAACACGAGAACTGGGTACCTCAATACAGGGCTCTCAAGGTGGCTGCAGGCATAGAACCTCCAG GTTATTTTATACATGAATCAGCAGCCTGGAGTGACACCCTGCAGCGCTGGTTCTTCCTTCCACGTCGTGCCAGCAAACAGCGCTACGAGGAAACTGCAGATGAGCAGCGAGGCACTAACATGGTGCTCAGCTGTTCAGCGGACTTTAAAGACATCCGTGTGAGCCACGTGGGGGAGCTCAACCCCACTCATGGCTTTTCCTCCTTCAAGTTTGTTCCCAACACAGACGACCAGATCATCCTGGCTCTGAAATCTGAGGAAGACGCCGGTAAAATAGCAACATACATTATGGCCTTTACTCTTGATGGACGCATCCTTCTGCCAGAGACCAAGATTGGAGATGTGAAATACGAAGGTGTGGAGTTTATTTAG
- the cant1a gene encoding soluble calcium-activated nucleotidase 1 isoform X3, with the protein MPVVPGHPRLEQNDPMNPLRISVGGLPMLASMAKTTDSRFRLKWRPIVAVLFSLALVLLLLMHLNSGFHSRASTSWKSSPRRSNQETLYNDTYPLTPPERTSKGTRYRIGVIADLDTSSLSDKKLTWFSYMRRGHLLVSESGDKVSVEWDAERIVLESHLSEKGRGMELSELVAFNGKLYTVDDRTGVVYQIEGNKAVPWVILPDGDGSVAKGFKAEWLAVKDEHLYVGGLGKEWTTTEGEFVNNNPEWVKVVGFRGDIQHENWVPQYRALKVAAGIEPPGYFIHESAAWSDTLQRWFFLPRRASKQRYEETADEQRGTNMVLSCSADFKDIRVSHVGELNPTHGFSSFKFVPNTDDQIILALKSEEDAGKIATYIMAFTLDGRILLPETKIGDVKYEGVEFI; encoded by the exons ATGCCTGTTGTCCCAGGCCACCCACGATTGGAGCAAAATGATCCCATGAACCCTCTGCGCATCTCTGTAGGAGGCCTCCCTATGTTGGCTTCCATGGCCAAAACCACAGACTCTCGTTTCCGCCTAAAGTGGAGGCCCATAGTTGCTGTGCTGTTCTCACTTGCTCTGGTTCTGCTGCTTCTCATGCACCTGAACTCAGGCTTTCACTCCAGAGCCTCCACCAGTTGGAAGTCCAGTCCTAGGCGGTCCAATCAGGAGACCCTTTACAATGACACCTATCCTCTCACTCCACCGGAGCGCACATCCAAGGGCACCCGCTACCGTATTGGGGTCATTGCTGACTTGGATACAAGCTCACTGAGTGACAAGAAGCTGACGTGGTTCAGTTACATGCGGCGGGGACACCTGCTGGTCTCTGAGAGTGGAGACAAAGTGAGCGTGGAGTGGGATGCAGAGCGCATCGTGCTGGAGAGCCACCTCTCAGAGAAAGGACGAGGAATGGAGCTGTCAGAGCTAGTAGCATTCAATGGAAAATTGTACACTGTTGATGACCGCACAGGAGTAGTGTATCAAATAGAAGGAAACAAGGCTGTGCCCTGGGTCATTTTACCTGATGGGGATGGCAGTGTTGCCAAAG GGTTTAAGGCTGAGTGGCTTGCAGTAAAAGATGAGCATCTCTATGTTGGTGGTTTGGGAAAGGAGTGGACAACTACAGAAGGTGAATTTGTCAACAATAACCCAGAGTGGGTCAAAGTGGTGGGCTTCAGGGGAGATATCCAACACGAGAACTGGGTACCTCAATACAGGGCTCTCAAGGTGGCTGCAGGCATAGAACCTCCAG GTTATTTTATACATGAATCAGCAGCCTGGAGTGACACCCTGCAGCGCTGGTTCTTCCTTCCACGTCGTGCCAGCAAACAGCGCTACGAGGAAACTGCAGATGAGCAGCGAGGCACTAACATGGTGCTCAGCTGTTCAGCGGACTTTAAAGACATCCGTGTGAGCCACGTGGGGGAGCTCAACCCCACTCATGGCTTTTCCTCCTTCAAGTTTGTTCCCAACACAGACGACCAGATCATCCTGGCTCTGAAATCTGAGGAAGACGCCGGTAAAATAGCAACATACATTATGGCCTTTACTCTTGATGGACGCATCCTTCTGCCAGAGACCAAGATTGGAGATGTGAAATACGAAGGTGTGGAGTTTATTTAG